TTGTGTACGGAACCGTCGCGGCACTTGTATTCAACAAGATGTACTTCCCTAACGACAATGAGTTCCTCTCCACCATCTTGGCGTACGCGTCCTTCTCCCTAACGTTCTTCTTCCGTCCGGTTGGTGGCGTGATCTTCGCGCACATCGGCGACCGAATTGGACGTAAGAAGACTCTGTTCATCACCCTCATGCTCATGGGTGGCGGCACCGTTGCGATTGGCCTGCTCCCTGACTACAACGCCATCGGCATTTGGGCACCAATCTTGCTCATGCTCCTGCGCATCCTGCAGGGTATCGGCATTGGTGGCGAATGGGGCGGGGCACTACTCCTGGCTTATGAATATGCTCCGAAAAATCAGCGTGGCCTCTACGGTGCGGTTCCTCAGATGGGCATTTCCCTGGGCATGCTGCTCGCGGCAGGCGTTGTTTCCCTGCTGACCTTGATGCCTGAAGAGCAGTTCCTCACCTGGGGTTGGCGCATTCCGTTCATCGGTTCCATCGTCTTGGTCTTCATTGGCCTAGCGATCCGTAACGGTCTCGATGAAACTCCTGAGTTCAAGCGCATCCGCGATTCCGGCCAGCAGGTGAAGATGCCTCTGAAGGAAGTTTTGACCAAGTACTGGCCAGCTGTCCTAGTGTCCATCGGCGCAAAGGCTGCCGAAACTGGTCCGTTCTATATCTTCGGTACTTACATCGTGGCGTACGCAACCAACTTCCTGGGCATTCGCGACAACATGGTCCTCCTTGCTATCGCTTGCGCAGCACTGGTTGCCACCATTTGGATGCCACTGTTCGGTTCCTTCTCTGACCGCGTCAACCGCGCCGTTCTCTACCGAGTCTCCGCATGTACCACCATCGTGCTGATCGTTCCTTACTACCTCATCCTTAACTCCGGTGAAACGTGGGCACTCTTCCTCACCACCATCGTTGGCTTCGGCATCCTCTGGGGCAGCGTGAACGCTATCCTCGGCACCGTTATCGCAGAAAACTTCGCACCAGAAGTTCGCTACACCGGCGCAACCTTGGGATACCAGGTTGGTGCGGCTGTTTTCGGTGGCACCGCTCCGCTTATCGCAGCGTGGCTAATGGAAATCTCCGGCGGACAGTGGTGGCCAATCGCCGCTTACGTTGCAGCGTGCTGCCTCCTCTCTGTGATCGCGTCCTTCTTCATCGGCCGCGTCGCGCACCAAGAGAGCTAAAATCTACTTAAATCGACCGGAAGGAAAATCCACCTATGGTTAAGCGTCAGCTCCCCAACCCAACCGAGCTTCTCGAACTGATGAAGTTTAAAAAGCCAGAGCTCAACGGCAAGAAGCGCCGCCTGGACTCCGCACTCACCATCTATGACCTGCGCAAAATTGCTAAACGACGCACCCCCGCCGCCGCATTCGACTACACCGACGGTGCAGCTGAGGCCGAACTGTCAATCAAACGTGCTCGCAATGCTTTCGAGAACATCGAATTCCACCCCGACATCCTCAAGCCAGCTGAGCATGTAGACACCTCCACCCAGATCCTCGGCGGCCCATCCTCCATGCCTTTCGGTATTGCACCAACCGGCTTCACCCGCCTAATGCAGACCGAAGGTGAAGTTGCAGGTGCTGGCGCAGCCGAAGCAGCAGGCATCCCCTTTACCTTGTCCACCTTGGGCACCACCTCCATCGAGGACGTCAAGAAAGCCAACCCAACCGGCCGCAACTGGTTCCAGCTTTACGTCATGCGCGACCGCGACATCTCTTACGGACTCGTCGAGCGTGCAGCTAAAGCAGGCTTCGACACTCTGATGTTCACCGTGGACACCCCGATCGCTGGCTACCGCATCCGCGACTCCCGCAACGGATTCTCCATCCCACCACAGCTCACCCCATCCACCGTGCTCAACGCGATCCCTCGCCCATGGTGGTGGATCGACTTCCTGACCACCCCAACCCTTGAGTTCGCATCCCTGTCTTCCACCGGCGGAACCGTGGGCGACCTCCTCAACTCGGCGATGGATCCCACTATCTCCTACGAGGATCTCAAGGTCATCCGCGACATGTGGCCAGGCAAGCTCGTGGTCAAGGGTGTCCAAAACGTTGAGGACTCCGTGAAGCTTCTCGACCAAGGCGTCGACGGCCTCATCCTCTCCAACCACGGCGGACGCCAACTCGACCGCGCGCCCGTCCCATTCCACCTCCTGCCTCAGGTGCGCAAGGAAGTGGGCGCCGATCCAACCATCATGATCGACACCGGCATCATGAACGGCGCCGACATCGTCGCTTCTGTCGCCATGGGCGCTGACTTCACCCTCATTGGCCGTGCTTACCTCTACGGACTCATGGCCGGCGGCCGCGAAGGTGTCGACCGCACCATCGCCATCCTCCGCAGCGAGATCAACCGCACCATGGCTCTCCTCGGTGTCTCCTCTTTGGAAGAACTCGAGCCACGCCACGTCACCCAGCTGACTAAGATGGTTCCGGTCTCTGACAACGTAAAGAACCTCAGCGATTTGGTCTAATTCCACTTCGCGCAGCGCTTAATGCCGAGCGGCCAGCCGGATCTCCTTCCGGCTGGCCGCTTTTCTGCGCTTGGGCTTCCCCGAGACAACCGATTGGGAAAACTGCATACTTCTGTACGGCCGTTTGCGGGATCGGATTTTTCAAATGCAAACTCCCTTGATCAAGCGGCCGAGAACTCCTTAAACGGGCACACAAAGCGTCAACTTTTATGCATATGAATGGCCGAAAGCAAAAGATTGTGCCGATCACACGGATTTTCGACAGCTCCCAAAATTTCCGTGCGATCCGCACAGATTTAGCCCCAAATATGTGCGGATCGCACTTATATTTGAATTTCTCCAAAAAATCCGTGCAATCGGCACACTCTGGCCAATTGACCGAATCGCAGAGCCCTAGAACCCCTACTTAGTCAGTCACGCCGGCACCGCCACCACGATGGCTTGCAGCCCGCGGTCCAAAGTGGGTCGAATGTCGGGCGCGAATGCTGGTGAGTGATTGCCCGGCGGGTTCGATTGATCCACGAAGCCTCCCGAACTTTCGCAGTCACATCCTTTGTTGCTGGTTAGCCGGCATTGATCGTAGTAGCGGAGCTCCCGTGGTTCAGGGAACCAGAGGAGGGTCTTGAGTGCATCATGACCATCCCAGATGAGGCCCTCCCAAAAGGCGACGAGGCACCTCAAGCCTGGATTGCGCAACATACTCCAACTAACGCACCTGGTGAAGGCCAAATGACCACGATGGCTAGCTTCTGGGGATGTTCTGCAGCGATCGCTGGAATGATCGCCGGAAATGTTGTTGGTGCCGCCAAGCTGCTGAAAATTAAGCAATACATGAAGGCATTGGGCGGAGTGAAAGAAGCTGTTCAGTTAATGTGGGGCGCAAGCTTTAGCTACGAAAAGATGCAGGCTCTCGGAGGTGCGCTTGGTGCTCTCGCCGCTGAGCTCGCGGGAGTGTCGTCCATCAAGGATCAATGCTTCGAATAACACTATAAGGAGTTGACCGTGATTCGAACCCTCACTCTCACCGGGTCATACCTTTCGATCATCATTTCAGCTGTCGCGATCCTCACCGGCCAGTTCCTCCTCGCCGTTGTGCTGGCTGTCGTGGGTGTCCTGGGGATTTCCTCCGAGAAGAAGTCCGCGGCCCAGCCCACGATCGATCCCGACGCACCGATTCCACCGGTCGGCGATCTCAAGGATTTCCGCACACACCACCCCGAGCTCTCCATGACGGAAGCGATTGTGGCTCTGCAGGCCAAATACAAATAACGCTTTTCGACGCCAAAACCCACCCACCTCCGCTACCTCCATGGTTATGGACTGTGGGTGGGTTTAATTTTCCGCTACGCTTCCACTCCGCAGGGAATACCTGTTGAGTGATGAGGGCAGTAGCCATCAGGATTCTTGTCTAGGTACTGCTGGTGGTAGTCCTCAGCAAGGTAGTATTCTGAAGGCTCAATGACTGCGATTTCCGTGGTGATGTCGCCGAAGCCGTGTTGCTTTAGGGTTTCTCCATACTCAGCGACAACCTTGCGAACACGCTCTGCCTCATCTTCGGTCTCTGCGTAATACGCAGAACGATATTGTGTTCCCACGTCATTGCCCTGGCGGAAACCTTGGGTAGGGTCGTGCGCTTCCAAACCGCGGGCAACGAGCTGTTCCAGGCTGATCTTTTCTGGATCGTAAACAACTTCGACGATTTCAGTGTGGCCAGTTCGACCAGAGCACACTTCACGGTACGTGGGGTTTGGAGTGTAGCCGCCAGCGTATCCGACAGAGGTGCCCTCCACGCCGTCCATCTTCCAGTACATTTGCTCAACGCCCCAGAAACAGCCAAGGCCAATCCAAACGCGTTTTTGGCCCTCTTTCCACGGTCCGGTGATGGGGGTTCCTAAAACGGTGTGTGGTTGTGGCTCTTCGAGGACTGGATGTTTTCCGCCTTTGAGTGCTTCTTCTGGAGTGACCATCACGGGCTCGGGCGCAAAAAACCATGCCATAACTGGACTGTTCCTTTCTGGGTGTGAAGCTGTATCTCAGTTCAACTCTGTTGCTGCCTCCAGTATTCCTTAAGCACGCGGCTACCTGCATGAACGCAGCACATAAATAGGTGAGTTGAAAATATTCGTTGCAATATCAACAAATCGGCCTATCATTGGGGATAGCGCACAGAGCATGAAAATAAAAGCACCTTCTGACGGATTATCGAAAGATGTATATGCTCGGTGCGGTACCCTACGAAAGGAAAAAACATGGCTGTATACGAACTTCCAGAACTCGACTACGCTTACGACGCTCTTGAGCCACACATCGCTGCAGAGATCATGGAGCTTCACCACTCCAAGCACCACGCAACCTACGTTGCTGGCGCTAACGCTGCACTTGAGGCACTTGAGAAGGCACGCGAAGAGGGCACCAACCCTGATCAGATCCGTGCACTGTCCAAGAACCTTGCGTTTAACCTCGGTGGACACACCAACCACTCCATCTTCTGGAAGAACCTCTCCCCTAACGGTGGCGGAGAGCCAACCGGCGAGCTGGCTGAGGCCATCAACCGCGACTTCGGTTCTTTTGCTAAGTTCCAGGATCACTTCAACTCTGCAGCTCTTGGTCTGCAGGGCTCCGGTTGGGCTGTTCTTGGTTACGACCACATCGCAGGCCGCCTGGTTATCGAGCAGCTCACCGACCAGCAGGGCAATGTCTCCATCGACATCACCCCACTGCTGATGCTCGATATGTGGGAGCACGCTTTCTACCTGCAGTACAAGAACGTCAAGGCTGATTACGTCAAGGCTGTTTGGAACGTCTTCAACTGGGATGACGTTGCAGAGCGCTTTGCTGCTGCTTCCAAGTAAGCACTAATACGCAACCGCTTCACCTTATGGTGAGGCGGTTTTTTGCTGCCACAAATCAGCCCAGCGCATACCTCGATTTGCCTACAAAGTCGCGGAAAATTTCCACCGCCGGTGCAGGTCCTGCGTTTAGCCGCCACACGAGGCCAAGTTCTCGGAAAGCCGGTGGATCAAGGGGGCGCAACGTAATTCCCACTGTGGGCAAATACGGATCATCAAGTGGCACCACTCCCACGCCTAATCCTGCACTGACCAGGCCTGCAACAGTGGTTAGCTCCATGGATTCAAACACTACGTTGGGGCTAAACCCCGCCTCGGTAGCCAGAGAGTCCATCAGTAGTCGAGTTCCAAAACCTGCGCGCATGGCTACAAAAGGTTCGTCGCGAACTGCCAGTAGAGATACCGGTCCGTCACCAGCAAGTCGGTGATCGGCGGGGACCGCCAAGGCAAGGCGCTGTTTCAACAGCGGTACCCATCCCAGCTGGGAACCAACTTCGGCGGGTTTGGGGCCCACGAGAGCGAGGTCGGTTTCGTCGTTAAGCACCCTATCAACCAGCAGCATCGCGGCTGCTTGGTGGAGCTGAAATTCCACATGCGGGTAGTCGGCGCGGAAGGTGCGGATCAGTTCAGGAACCATCCAGGTGCCGAGCGAGTGCATGAAATCTAGGCGGATAGTTCCGCGTTCGGGATCCATGAGGCGTTTGATTTCCGTGGCGGCAATCGAGAATTCCGCAACGATGGCGCGTGCGTGCTTAAGAAAGGCGTGTCCGCGTTGATTGAGGACAAGTTTTCTTCCCACTCGGTCAAATAGTTGTGTGCCAGCGTGCTTTTCCACGCGGCCTACTCGGCGCGACAACGTCGGCTGCGGGATGCCAATTCGTTCTGCTGTTTCGGTGAGGTGGCCTGATTCTGCAACGGAAATGAAGCTTTGGAGGTCTTCGATTCGAAGCTCGCCAGCGTCATTGTCCATGCCCACAGCTTACATGCATTAAGTGAATCAAATATAGCCGTTTCTAACATTTTACTAATATTGGCTGGTGACTCATGATGAAGACATGAGCCAGGCAATCGACAGCCACACCACGTCTTCAGGATCTTCAGGATCTTCAGGACAGCCCAACCCCGATCGCAATGCCGACTACATGGGAATCGAACGCGGCACACGGACCTATACCCGTGCAGTTCTTGCCATGTTGGCTGCTGGCCTTGCCACCTTCAATGGCCTTTACTGCACCCAGGCGCTGCTGCCCACCATGACAGAAGATTTAGGCATCACGCCGACGCAATCGGCACTGACGGTGTCGGCAACCACCGGCATGTTGGCGTTGTGTATTGTTCCGGCGTCGATTCTGTCAGAGAAGTTTGGTCGCGGCCGAGTGCTCTTCATTTCGCTCAGCTTGGCCATTGTGGTTGGCATGATTTTGCCTCTGGTCCCTAACATCACTGCACTGATCCTCCTGCGCGGACTCCAGGGCGCGTTGTTGGCTGGCACCCCGGCGGTGGCGATGACCTGGCTGTCCGAGGAAATCCACCCTAAAGATATTGGCCACGCGATGGGTATTTACATCGCAGGTAATACGGTCGGCGGATTGATGGGGCGTATGATTCCCGCAGGCCTCTTGGAGGTCACGCACTGGCAAAACGCGTTGCTGGGATCCTCAGTTGCGGCTCTTATTTTCGGTGTGGTCATGGTGATTTTATTGCCACGTCAGCGCCTGTTCCAACCAAAGAAAATCAGCCTCAAGCACGAGGTTGCTGCGATGGTCGGCCACTGGAAAAACCCTCGCCTGGCATTGCTTTTTGCCACCGCGTTCCTCGGCATGGGTACGTTTGTCTCGCTGTATAACTACCTGGGCTTCCGCATGATTGATCAATTTGGGCTGAGTGAAGTCCTGGTCGGCGCTGTGTTCATCATGTATCTGGCTGGCACGTGGAGTTCCACCCAGGCCGCCGCACTGAGGGATAAGATCGGCGCTGGTCCCACGGTGATTTTCCTCAGCATCACCATGATTGTTTCGATGGCTGCGATGGCTATCAATAATCTGTGGGTCACTCTGGCAGCGCTGTTCATTTTCACGGCTGCGTTTTTTGCTCTTCATTCCAGTGCGTCGGGGTGGATCGGCATCATCGCCACCAAAGACCGTGCCGAGGCATCGAGCATGTACCTGTTTTGTTATTACGTCGGCTCGTCGGTGATTGGATGGCTGTCTGGATTTGTGTTCACCCACGCCTCGTGGCTGGCGTTCATTGGCTGGCTGCTCTTGCTGCTGCTTGGTGTGCTGTCCATCTCCGCTTCTCTTGCAAAATTGGCAAAAACTACGAAATAAACACGACTTTGTCCGTTTTTAAATCGGGTCTAGAGTTAACTCTATGAGCACCGAGGCGAAATGGAGCCGCCACACATGGCACAGAAAAGCCAGCCGGCCAGTATCTATCTGGCTGACGGTGTTGATCAGCGCAGGACTTATCCACCCGCTCATCCCTGAATACCGGTGGGTGCTCATTCACCTCTTCACCCTCGGTGCGATCACCAATTCCATCGTCGTGTGGTCGCAGCACTTCACGGAAAAATTCCTCCACCAACCTCTCGATGATGCTGCACGCCCGGCGCAGTTAGCCAAGATTCGGGTGCTCAATGTAGGCATCATCATCACGATTGCCGGTGAAATCATCGGGCAATGGATCGTAACCTCAATAGGCGCAACACTCGTTGGCCTTTCACTCGTCTGGCACGCAATAAGCCTGTTGCGCCAATTCCGCAGCGCCAAACGTGGCCAACCTTTCGCCAGTGCAGTCCTTGCGTATGTTGCCAGCGCGTGCTGCCTACCGTTCGGCGCCTTTGCAGGCGCGCTGTTGTCACGAGAGCTTGTCGACGACCTCCACCAGCGTGTTCTCCTCACCCACACCGTCATCAACATTTTGGGCTTCGTCGGCTTCGCCGCTCTCGGTTCCCTGTCCGTGCTGTTTGCAGCTATCTGGCGAACCCAGATCAGGTGGAATACCACTTCGTGGGCTGTTGTCCTCATGGCGATAAGCCTGCCCATCATCGTCGTGGGAGTGCTAGTTGATCAAGGATATGTGGCCGCCGCAGGCCTGGGCGCTTATGTGGCAGCATGGGTGATGTGCCTGGTGGGGTGGGGGAAGGCGTCGATAAGCAATTTGGGTTTTGCTTCGGCGTCGGTAGTGGCGGCGCCGGTGTGGCTCATTGGCTCACTGGTGTGGCTGATTGTGCAGGTGATTCGGCATGACGGTGCACTGTTCCATGTGGAAATTCCGACGATTGCGCTGGTCATTGGCTTTGGCGCGCAGCTGCTGCTGGGGGTGATGAGCTATCTGCTGCCGTCGACGATGGGCGGTGGCGCTGGTGCGGTGCGGACTGGGCTGCGCGTATTTGAGACCGCCGGGCTGTTTCGGTGGACGCTGGTTAATGGCGGCCTCGCGATCTGGCTGCTGACGGAAAATTCCTGGCTGAGGGTTGTGGCATCGCTGCTGGCCATCGGCTCGCTCGCGGTGTTTGTGGCTCTTGTGCCGAAAGCTGTAAAGGCGCAGCGCGGTGTGCTGACAAAAGAACGCGAACCTGCACCGGTGGACCGTGAACCGCGGCTCAATCAGATCACCGCGGGTATTTCGGTGTTGGCGCTGGTGCTGGCGGCGCTTGGTGGACTGGGAACTACGACAGCTCCAAGCGCTGCCACTAGCGACGGGGACACCCATCAAATCACCATCATTGCAGGTGACATGGTGTTCCAACCTGACATCATCGAGGTGCCTCCGGGCAAGGTATTAGAAGTGCACTTTATTAACGAAGACGACATGGTGCATGACCTTAAATTTGCCAACGGCGTGCAAAGCGGACGGGTCGCGCCAGGTGATGACGTCACTTTTGAAGTCGGCATCATCATTGCCCCGATGGAGGGGTGGTGCACCATCGCAGGACATCACGCCCAAGGGATGGATCTGCAGGTGGTTACGGTAGCTGACCCAGAATCGGTGCCGACTGAGCACCACGACGTAACCAGTGACGCACTGCAGCAGTAGCTCGACAGTCGTCGCCGTTATAACTGAGTAACTGTTCACGCGCCCGCGCAGCCTCCGCGTCCCCACCCGTAGAGGCGATGAGGAAGGCGTGGAGGCTATCTTCGCCAGCGAAGTCTTCCTCCTCCCAGTGGAAACCTGCTGCTGGCGCTAACTGTTTCAGCCCCAGGCCTCCTGGACCGACTAGCTGGGAACGAGCCACCGCGAACATATCATTCCACTGATCCGAGCTGATGAAGGCGCGGATTTCTTGCTCATCAGGCACGCCCGGCACCTTGCCGTGGAACCTGCGCGCGGTGGAAAGCATCCAGTGGTTTTCGCCATTGCTGGCGTAGCAAAACACGCCAAAGGTTTGGCCACGCTGTCGGGCGGCGTTGCGACGATTTTTCAACCATGCCCAAAAGCGCGCGAAGTTTTCACCTTCAGCTGCCCCACCCAAATCTGACCAAATGACAAAAGGGGTGTAGTCGTGTCCGTCCCAGGCGCCCCACAGGTATGCGCCGAGGTCAAGGTAGGCTTCCACGTCCACGTCGATTTCCACGTCAAAACGCGGTGCAGTTGTATGTACCGTTTTGCGCAACACAGGTATACCTGCCCGCCACGCTCGGGCGGTGTGGGAGATGTCGCCGAGGGAAGCGTCGATAAGCGCTTGGGTGGTGTGGATCCCCTTGTCGCGGTAGGTATCAGCCCGATCGCCAGAAAGAAACAGGCTAATGTCATCGGCTGCCTCCAACTCGGGTTCACACTTTGCCCAAAACCTGCAGGTAGCGCACTCTTTGACCCGGCGCGGCCCAGTGGGTGCTGGGGTGAGGAGGGCACGCGTTGCCGCCGGGGCGTAGCGGGACACGTCCACCAAGTAAGCCCAATCGCGGTCTTGACCAATCACGGCACCGACCTCATCAGCGGGAGCAACGCCTGCTTCCGCCAAGCCCATGAGGGCAAGCGTGAGCCGATATCCATCGATGGTGTGGTGTCGCAATGAAGCGTTGACCTGCAGTGGCGTACCTTTCCCAAGCCGCGACACCGCAATCGCCTGCATGTGGCGGTGCGGATCAGGACGCGCCACACGGTGATTGCTCACCATCACAGGAAGATACGTGCCGTTAGGATTGCGCACCAATACATCAGCTGCAACCTCCCAGGCCACGCCTTCGAGCTCGCCGGTGAACACAGCGCCGGTGATGATGGTGGCACCCGCAGCGATCGCCTCTAAAGTATCGAACTCCGCAAAGTCCGCCTCATTATCTAAATCAATGCGGGTAAACGGAATCCGACCACGCTTTTTCGGTTCCTGAGCAAGGCGCGAAAATACCTGTTTCACCCCTACGTCCCGGCGGGCACGGCGTTGCATTGCTGCAGGTAGAGGTTCAATTTCTGGGTAGTGTACGCGTTGCACCTGGCGGTATCTACACCCCACCAGGTCACTCGGTGTCAGCCGTTGCGTCTGCATTCTTCCCACAATGACATGAGCTTATTGCACAGAGGTAGGTAAAGTTGAATCGAGAAGTCGAGAAATAACCGACCGATGAAAGAGTGAGACACTACATGGGTATCTTCGAAGCCATCCGCTCCGCACGCGCGAAGACCAAGGCAGAGATCAAAGCAGCCGAGGCGAAAGTAAAAACCGAGGCGAAGAACAAAGCAAAGCTGGATCTCAAGCGCGAGAAGCTGCTGGTTCAGCAGGAGAAGAACCTCCTCAAGGCTGAGGAAAAGGGCCTGAAGAAGCGCAATAAGCATGAACTGAAGATGGCTAAGAATATCCTCGAGCAAAAGCGCCAGGGCCACATCAATAAGGACAAGGTCAAGCGCTACACCGGCGTCGCTCGTTTGCTTATTCCATTGCTGCTTCCAGTTGCCTACAGGCTCTCCACCGAAGCTCGCGACCAGGTTGTTAAGGGTCGTGCTCGTCGCGCCGGTGTCTCACCAGAGCAGCTCAGCCAGTTCGCGGGACACGCAGCCGCGCTCAAGGCACGCATTCAGGGTGTTCGTGAGACCGCAAAGAACTCTGGTCTACCACAGGGATTCATCCACGATGTGGAGGAGCGCCTCAACGAGCTGGAGGCTGCCGCGGACAACTCCGAGTACATGTCTCCACAGCAGCGCAACCGCGCTCACCAGTCCATCAACCGCGACCTCAACCAGGTTTCGGACCAGATTCAGGACCGGTTGCTAGATAAATAAGCTTGTCGCCATCTTGCAGGCCGCCTTGCCGGACGCTGCCGAAGGCAGGCACCGGAGGGGCGCGTCGAGAAGCGTTTTCCTTAAAGCAAGCCCTGCTCGCGGGCGGCCGCAACGGCCGAGGTGCGCGAACGCACGCCTAATTTGTCGTAAATGTGCACCAGATGGGACTTCACCGTGGCCTCAGACAGGAAGAGAATCCGTCCGATGTCGCGGTTGGAGGAACCACCCGCAACAAGCTTGAGAACCTCCAGCTCACGAGGGGTAAGCGAGGTCTTGGGGGTGCGCACGCGCGTCATGAGGCGGTTGGCCACCATGGGGGACAAGGTGGAATCGCCTTCTGCAGCAGAACGCACAGCGGCGAGCAGCTCGCTCGGAGGCGCATCTTTGAGCAGGTAGC
The window above is part of the Corynebacterium deserti GIMN1.010 genome. Proteins encoded here:
- a CDS encoding MFS transporter — encoded protein: MATTTVGNGSPPKQQLNMRVLLGSLSGSVIEWFDFLVYGTVAALVFNKMYFPNDNEFLSTILAYASFSLTFFFRPVGGVIFAHIGDRIGRKKTLFITLMLMGGGTVAIGLLPDYNAIGIWAPILLMLLRILQGIGIGGEWGGALLLAYEYAPKNQRGLYGAVPQMGISLGMLLAAGVVSLLTLMPEEQFLTWGWRIPFIGSIVLVFIGLAIRNGLDETPEFKRIRDSGQQVKMPLKEVLTKYWPAVLVSIGAKAAETGPFYIFGTYIVAYATNFLGIRDNMVLLAIACAALVATIWMPLFGSFSDRVNRAVLYRVSACTTIVLIVPYYLILNSGETWALFLTTIVGFGILWGSVNAILGTVIAENFAPEVRYTGATLGYQVGAAVFGGTAPLIAAWLMEISGGQWWPIAAYVAACCLLSVIASFFIGRVAHQES
- the lldD gene encoding quinone-dependent L-lactate dehydrogenase, whose translation is MVKRQLPNPTELLELMKFKKPELNGKKRRLDSALTIYDLRKIAKRRTPAAAFDYTDGAAEAELSIKRARNAFENIEFHPDILKPAEHVDTSTQILGGPSSMPFGIAPTGFTRLMQTEGEVAGAGAAEAAGIPFTLSTLGTTSIEDVKKANPTGRNWFQLYVMRDRDISYGLVERAAKAGFDTLMFTVDTPIAGYRIRDSRNGFSIPPQLTPSTVLNAIPRPWWWIDFLTTPTLEFASLSSTGGTVGDLLNSAMDPTISYEDLKVIRDMWPGKLVVKGVQNVEDSVKLLDQGVDGLILSNHGGRQLDRAPVPFHLLPQVRKEVGADPTIMIDTGIMNGADIVASVAMGADFTLIGRAYLYGLMAGGREGVDRTIAILRSEINRTMALLGVSSLEELEPRHVTQLTKMVPVSDNVKNLSDLV
- the msrA gene encoding peptide-methionine (S)-S-oxide reductase MsrA; amino-acid sequence: MAWFFAPEPVMVTPEEALKGGKHPVLEEPQPHTVLGTPITGPWKEGQKRVWIGLGCFWGVEQMYWKMDGVEGTSVGYAGGYTPNPTYREVCSGRTGHTEIVEVVYDPEKISLEQLVARGLEAHDPTQGFRQGNDVGTQYRSAYYAETEDEAERVRKVVAEYGETLKQHGFGDITTEIAVIEPSEYYLAEDYHQQYLDKNPDGYCPHHSTGIPCGVEA
- a CDS encoding superoxide dismutase yields the protein MAVYELPELDYAYDALEPHIAAEIMELHHSKHHATYVAGANAALEALEKAREEGTNPDQIRALSKNLAFNLGGHTNHSIFWKNLSPNGGGEPTGELAEAINRDFGSFAKFQDHFNSAALGLQGSGWAVLGYDHIAGRLVIEQLTDQQGNVSIDITPLLMLDMWEHAFYLQYKNVKADYVKAVWNVFNWDDVAERFAAASK
- a CDS encoding LysR family transcriptional regulator, producing MDNDAGELRIEDLQSFISVAESGHLTETAERIGIPQPTLSRRVGRVEKHAGTQLFDRVGRKLVLNQRGHAFLKHARAIVAEFSIAATEIKRLMDPERGTIRLDFMHSLGTWMVPELIRTFRADYPHVEFQLHQAAAMLLVDRVLNDETDLALVGPKPAEVGSQLGWVPLLKQRLALAVPADHRLAGDGPVSLLAVRDEPFVAMRAGFGTRLLMDSLATEAGFSPNVVFESMELTTVAGLVSAGLGVGVVPLDDPYLPTVGITLRPLDPPAFRELGLVWRLNAGPAPAVEIFRDFVGKSRYALG
- a CDS encoding MFS transporter, whose protein sequence is MSQAIDSHTTSSGSSGSSGQPNPDRNADYMGIERGTRTYTRAVLAMLAAGLATFNGLYCTQALLPTMTEDLGITPTQSALTVSATTGMLALCIVPASILSEKFGRGRVLFISLSLAIVVGMILPLVPNITALILLRGLQGALLAGTPAVAMTWLSEEIHPKDIGHAMGIYIAGNTVGGLMGRMIPAGLLEVTHWQNALLGSSVAALIFGVVMVILLPRQRLFQPKKISLKHEVAAMVGHWKNPRLALLFATAFLGMGTFVSLYNYLGFRMIDQFGLSEVLVGAVFIMYLAGTWSSTQAAALRDKIGAGPTVIFLSITMIVSMAAMAINNLWVTLAALFIFTAAFFALHSSASGWIGIIATKDRAEASSMYLFCYYVGSSVIGWLSGFVFTHASWLAFIGWLLLLLLGVLSISASLAKLAKTTK
- a CDS encoding cupredoxin domain-containing protein, with protein sequence MSTEAKWSRHTWHRKASRPVSIWLTVLISAGLIHPLIPEYRWVLIHLFTLGAITNSIVVWSQHFTEKFLHQPLDDAARPAQLAKIRVLNVGIIITIAGEIIGQWIVTSIGATLVGLSLVWHAISLLRQFRSAKRGQPFASAVLAYVASACCLPFGAFAGALLSRELVDDLHQRVLLTHTVINILGFVGFAALGSLSVLFAAIWRTQIRWNTTSWAVVLMAISLPIIVVGVLVDQGYVAAAGLGAYVAAWVMCLVGWGKASISNLGFASASVVAAPVWLIGSLVWLIVQVIRHDGALFHVEIPTIALVIGFGAQLLLGVMSYLLPSTMGGGAGAVRTGLRVFETAGLFRWTLVNGGLAIWLLTENSWLRVVASLLAIGSLAVFVALVPKAVKAQRGVLTKEREPAPVDREPRLNQITAGISVLALVLAALGGLGTTTAPSAATSDGDTHQITIIAGDMVFQPDIIEVPPGKVLEVHFINEDDMVHDLKFANGVQSGRVAPGDDVTFEVGIIIAPMEGWCTIAGHHAQGMDLQVVTVADPESVPTEHHDVTSDALQQ
- a CDS encoding TM0106 family RecB-like putative nuclease; its protein translation is MQRRARRDVGVKQVFSRLAQEPKKRGRIPFTRIDLDNEADFAEFDTLEAIAAGATIITGAVFTGELEGVAWEVAADVLVRNPNGTYLPVMVSNHRVARPDPHRHMQAIAVSRLGKGTPLQVNASLRHHTIDGYRLTLALMGLAEAGVAPADEVGAVIGQDRDWAYLVDVSRYAPAATRALLTPAPTGPRRVKECATCRFWAKCEPELEAADDISLFLSGDRADTYRDKGIHTTQALIDASLGDISHTARAWRAGIPVLRKTVHTTAPRFDVEIDVDVEAYLDLGAYLWGAWDGHDYTPFVIWSDLGGAAEGENFARFWAWLKNRRNAARQRGQTFGVFCYASNGENHWMLSTARRFHGKVPGVPDEQEIRAFISSDQWNDMFAVARSQLVGPGGLGLKQLAPAAGFHWEEEDFAGEDSLHAFLIASTGGDAEAARAREQLLSYNGDDCRATAAVRHWLRRGAQSAPILGQLP
- a CDS encoding DUF6474 family protein translates to MGIFEAIRSARAKTKAEIKAAEAKVKTEAKNKAKLDLKREKLLVQQEKNLLKAEEKGLKKRNKHELKMAKNILEQKRQGHINKDKVKRYTGVARLLIPLLLPVAYRLSTEARDQVVKGRARRAGVSPEQLSQFAGHAAALKARIQGVRETAKNSGLPQGFIHDVEERLNELEAAADNSEYMSPQQRNRAHQSINRDLNQVSDQIQDRLLDK